The following are encoded together in the Ictidomys tridecemlineatus isolate mIctTri1 chromosome X, mIctTri1.hap1, whole genome shotgun sequence genome:
- the Slc7a3 gene encoding cationic amino acid transporter 3: protein MLWQALRRFGRKLVRRRTLEPGMNETRLARCLSTLDLVALGVGSTLGAGVYVLAGEVAKDKAGPSIVISFLVAALSSVLAGLCYAEFGARVPRSGSAYLYSYVTVGELWAFTTGWNLILSYVIGTASVARAWSSAFDNLIGNHISQTLKGSISLHVPHFLAEYPDFFALGLVLLLTGLLALGASESALVTKVFTGVNLLVLGFIIISGFIKGDLHNWRLSEEDYELTKAGLNDTSSLGPLGSGGFVPFGIQGILRGAATCFYAFVGFDCIATTGEEAQNPQRSIPMSIVISLFVCFLAYFGVSSALTLMMPYYQLQPESPLPEAFLHVGWAPARYVVAVGSLCALSTSLLGSMFPMPRVIYAMAEDGLLFRVLARIHTGTHTPIMATVVSGIIAAFMAFLFELTDLVDLMSIGTLLAYSLVSICVLILRYQPDQEMKPGEEEVELQEEKVPEAEKLTLQALFCPLNSDPTPLSGQVVYVCSSLLALLLTVLCLVPFPLLSGDPVWVAVVVLLLLLITGTTMVICRQPQNSSPLHFKVPAVPFLPLVSIFVNVYLMMQMTAGTWARFGVWMLIGFAIYFSYGIQHSLEEVKPDQPKCKSRAKTVDLDLSNSCVHQF from the exons ATGCTGTGGCAGGCACTTCGCAGATTTGGTCGAAAGCTGGTACGGAGACGTACACTGGAGCCAGGCATGAATGAGACTCGCCTTGCCAGATGCCTGAGCACTCTGGACTTAGTGGCCCTGGGTGTGGGCAGCACATTGGGTGCAGGCGTATATGTTCTGGCTGGTGAGGTCGCCAAAGATAAAGCAGGACCATCCATTGTGATCTCCTTTTTGGTGGCTGCTCTGTCTTCTGTGTTGGCTGGGCTGTGCTATGCTGAGTTTGGTGCTCGGGTTCCCCGCTCTGGTTCTGCTTATCTCTACAGCTACGTCACTGTTGGAGAACTCTGGGCCTTCACCACTGGCTGGAATCTCATCCTCTCCTACGTCATTG GTACCGCCAGTGTGGCCCGTGCCTGGAGCTCTGCTTTTGACAACCTGATTGGGAACCACATCTCTCAGACTCTAAAGGGGTCCATCTCACTGCACGTGCCCCATTTCCTTGCAGAATATCCAGATTTCTTTGCTTTGGGCCTTGTGTTGCTGCTCACTG GATTGCTGGCTCTGGGGGCTAGTGAATCAGCCCTGGTTACCAAAGTGTTCACAGGGGTGAACCTTTTGGTTCTTGGTTTTATCATCATCTCTGGCTTCATTAAGGGAGACCTACACAACTGGAGGCTCAGTGAAGAAGACTATGAATTGACCAAGGCTGGACTCAATGACACCAGTAG CTTGGGCCCTCTGGGCTCTGGAGGATTTGTGCCATTCGGCATCCAGGGGATTCTCCGGGGAGCTGCTACCTGTTTCTATGCGTTTGTTGGTTTTGACTGTATTGCTACCACCG GGGAAGAGGCCCAGAATCCACAGCGTTCTATCCCCATGAGCATTGTGATCTCACTGTTTGTCTGCTTTTTGGCGTACTTTGGTGTCTCTTCGGCACTCACCCTCATGATGCCTTACTACCAACTCCAGCCTGAAAGCCCATTGCCTGAGGCTTTTCTCCATGTTGGATGGGCTCCTGCCCGCTATGTTGTGGCTGTTGGCTCCCTCTGTGCTCTTTCTACGAG CCTCTTGGGCTCTATGTTCCCCATGCCTCGGGTGATCTATGCAATGGCAGAGGATGGTCTCCTATTCCGAGTCCTGGCTAGGATCCACACCGGCACTCATACCCCCATCATGGCCACTGTGGTCTCTGGCATTATTGCAG CATTCATGGCATTCCTCTTTGAACTCACTGATCTTGTGGACCTCATGTCAATTGGGACCCTGCTTGCTTACTCCCTGGTGTCCATTTGTGTTCTCATCCTCAG GTATCAGCCTGATCAGGAAATGAAGCCTGGGGAAGAGGAAGTGGAGTTGCAGGAGGAGAAGGTTCCTGAAGCAGAGAAACTGACCCTCCAGGCACTGTTTTGCCCACTCAACTCTGACCCTACTCCACTCTCTGGCCAAGTTGTTTATGTTTGTTCCTCATTACTTG CTCTACTACTGACTGTCCTTTGCCTGGTGCCATTTCCACTGCTTTCTGGAGACCCAGTGTGGGTGGCAGTGGTTGTACTGCTTCTGTTGCTTATTACTGGAACGACTATGGTTATCTGCAGACAGCCACAGAACTCCAGTCCCCTTCACTTTAAG GTGCCTGCTGTGCCTTTCCTCCCACTAGTGAGCATCTTTGTGAATGTTTACCTTATGATGCAGATGACAGCTGGTACCTGGGCCCGGTTTGGGGTCTGGATGCTGATTG GGTTTGCTATCTACTTCAGCTATGGAATCCAGCACAGCCTGGAAGAAGTTAAGCCTGACCAACCCAAATGCAAGTCAAGGGCCAAAACTGTAGACCTTGATCTCAGCAATTCATGTGTCCAccaattttga